In the genome of Danaus plexippus chromosome 18 unlocalized genomic scaffold, MEX_DaPlex mxdp_20, whole genome shotgun sequence, the window tcaaaaataaatgacatacatacgttttcttaattaattataactgatatatttatatgctcgtattattatttaatataacatttcgtAAGGTAAGTTAggaaaaacacaaaaaaaaacagcaacAAAGtagtgaatttatttatttgtattataaataaatattttaataccattaagtacaatattttgtaatcaaaagTTGGtaatatcacattttttttacttgcaACATTATATGCAATTTCGTAACATAAAGCACCAATTGTccaagataatataataattgtatccAAATACAATCACCATCTAAGTCTCCTCTAATCTTAATATACTGGTCAAATCCTTAACAGAATAATGCTTaagaaataattctataagAATCCATCccattaatacttaaaaaatataattttcaaaaatatacacagTACATGTATATGTtgctgtaatatatataaaaaataataatattctaagaacctacattttcaaaataccTACTAATTCCTATGAGTTATATCCAAGTTTAGCAAAAAGGTTTTGCTTCACCATATCAACGACATTGCTTTGGCTGAATGCGTCGATCACAGCTTTTGTCAAGCAGAGGCTACTAGTGGCGCCCTCTGTTTCATCTTCATCAGGAGTTTTCTCCTTAACGACGAATTCCTTTATATTACTTCTTATCAACTCAATGAGATCACTCGAACTAACCGCCGGAACGACTTCCAGGTaactaagtttatttaataaagaattgaGATCAAATTCCTCGACATCAGTCTCTTGGGTGTTATCTTCGCATGTTTTTTGTCTTTTCATTCGACGTGATTTCCTCTTTTTATCCAAATAGGATTTAACAACAGTGTCCaactgtaaaaataataccgCCAGAGGTGTGTCCGATATGTCgtcctaaaattttataattctatcaatatcATAAGCAATGTTTTCtacttaacaataaaaaaagagttttcttgaatttttaaaggcttaatcttattaataacctacttaattatatttaaatattacaaacaaacaaaacatatattagaTACCTGCATAATAATCAAAGATAAATTACAagcaaaaaatttttcattaaaaaaaaaattggcaaTTATCTTTGAAATAGGCTATGACTTGATCTATACATGCTAATCTATAAATACCaaaaaccatatatatattatgtacagcAGTTATTACTAACAAGTGAGATCAGTATTTGGCATAGATCATCAATGAATCAGAAACTAAGAATGCATCCTGTTGTTGGTAgatatattagtaataaacaTATGACTATATCACAGACCATTATATGAGTAACGacgctatattttatatggtacTTATGacatcataaattaaaacattaaattaaattccaaggaggtttcataatataaaaaattcacatGTATCTAGTGgtttaaagtatttgtttaactttcagattaaaaatagaattcttATCtcgaaaaattacatttaagaaCATTCCTAACCTCGTTCGGATTCACTAACAGTTTCGATGTTTCCGGTGGTAGGTCCTTACATATCTGTgctatcaataattttataagagctTCAGAAATTTGTGTCGAATTGTCTTTTTCCTGTATAGAACATAATGAAAAGTTATatgttagcaaaaaaaaatcaccattaaggtttttatgataaaaatatctgtagTTAATTCTACAACATAATggatattactaaaattactttatatatatattagtcacATATAAACTTACATGGGGTAACCAGATATTAAGGCTAATATTTAAAGGGTCAAGGTTTTGTACATAATGCCACCAGCCCCTCGGTACAAGTAGAGCATCCCCTTCAGACAGTTCCACCACTCTAGCACCAGTTAGACCtgaaaataactaattatatatatcaaacattatggaacttattttatattgcaagattgtatataaaatatgatgatACATTCAGATATATGGAAATTCCTTTTGAGTAAAAGAAACAGAACCTCAAACATGTTATGGTATGATACAACATttctaaaacttaatttttttcgcgttaaaaccaaataatcagaatattttttgttttttataggtaatattttgaaatcagctatacaaaatttatagaaatttatatactgtTTGGATATGTGCCTTAGCTTTTTATGCTTTAGTAAAACTCAAATTTCCTAATTCCTTTTTCTTTGGAGTGTTTCAGGACtttgttagaattttattttaaactgatttcatataaacatatatgttaAGGGTGTAAAAGATAATTAACATTAAGTACCGGTAAAGCGATCTAAATCAACAGGACAATAGAAATTCAATTCACTATATACACTGGACTCCTCATAGGGTACTCGGGTAGGCTTCAAACCACCAGTTTCAGGTGGAAAAAGAATCCACCTCTTGctgaaacaaacattttttaatattatttcattaataacaatatatattcatagcaacaattatataaaactctctatttataagataataaaaac includes:
- the LOC116773182 gene encoding HSPB1-associated protein 1 isoform X2, translating into MDVNEDLIKKITTKASIPIVFRKYINDWPLCRWDPQKWSSIFGNTKLPFRCLRKDFVSDEPCWERRCREKIMTFESFLETINTSREWMYFDYKYINKWIKSDSELWKEISWKQFGYPDKGAPDTTLWIGSKGCHTPAHQDTYGYNIVAQVYGRKRWILFPPETGGLKPTRVPYEESSVYSELNFYCPVDLDRFTGLTGARVVELSEGDALLVPRGWWHYVQNLDPLNISLNIWLPHDDISDTPLAVLFLQLDTVVKSYLDKKRKSRRMKRQKTCEDNTQETDVEEFDLNSLLNKLSYLEVVPAVSSSDLIELIRSNIKEFVVKEKTPDEDETEGATSSLCLTKAVIDAFSQSNVVDMVKQNLFAKLGYNS
- the LOC116773182 gene encoding HSPB1-associated protein 1 isoform X1; this encodes MDVNEDLIKKITTKASIPIVFRKYINDWPLCRWDPQKWSSIFGNTKLPFRCLRKDFVSDEPCWERRCREKIMTFESFLETINTSREWMYFDYKYINKWIKSDSELWKEISWKQFGYPDKGAPDTTLWIGSKGCHTPAHQDTYGYNIVAQVYGRKRWILFPPETGGLKPTRVPYEESSVYSELNFYCPVDLDRFTGLTGARVVELSEGDALLVPRGWWHYVQNLDPLNISLNIWLPHEKDNSTQISEALIKLLIAQICKDLPPETSKLLVNPNEDDISDTPLAVLFLQLDTVVKSYLDKKRKSRRMKRQKTCEDNTQETDVEEFDLNSLLNKLSYLEVVPAVSSSDLIELIRSNIKEFVVKEKTPDEDETEGATSSLCLTKAVIDAFSQSNVVDMVKQNLFAKLGYNS